The Primulina eburnea isolate SZY01 chromosome 6, ASM2296580v1, whole genome shotgun sequence genome contains a region encoding:
- the LOC140833387 gene encoding anther-specific protein LAT52-like, with amino-acid sequence MPLQMNQSIIVNAAREKVFKMAKVVALVSAICITLAISTIAHGHDQVFNIEGDVYCDPCRVQFQTTLSQKLPGATVRLVCTDDVTGKVTYDVQGVTNADGHYSLQVVGDHENDMCEVTPVKSPLEDCNEPMTEVEKSRIVCTENSGMHTTVRFANPLGFMTKNIHAQCPGVLQELDLHDF; translated from the exons ATGCCACTTCAAATGAATCAATCAATAATTGTAAACGCAGCAAGAGAAAAGGTATTTAAAATGGCAAAGGTTGTTGCTCTCGTCTCCGCGATCTGCATCACCCTTGCCATTTCCACAATCGCACACGGCCATGATCAAGTGTTCAACATCGAAGGAGACGTATACTGCGACCCTTGCCGCGTACAGTTCCAGACCACCCTCAGCCAAAAGCTCCCAG GCGCAACCGTGCGTTTAGTATGCACAGACGACGTAACGGGGAAGGTCACATACGACGTACAAGGTGTAACCAACGCGGACGGACACTATAGCTTACAAGTAGTTGGAGATCACGAGAACGATATGTGTGAAGTGACTCCGGTCAAGAGTCCTCTAGAAGACTGCAATGAGCCGATGACCGAAGTTGAGAAATCCCGGATCGTGTGCACCGAGAACTCGGGCATGCACACCACGGTCCGCTTCGCGAACCCTCTCGGGTTCATGACGAAGAACATTCATGCCCAGTGTCCCGGAGTTCTCCAGGAATTGGACCTCcatgatttttaa